In the Flavobacterium sp. 90 genome, CTTGTTCCTTGTACATTTGCCTCAATACCCGCTGTAACTTCAATGTCATGAATATCTGCAAAAACTTTATTGAAAGTCAAGTAATTAGATAAATTCCAGTTAAAATACTGATCTCTGGATCTTGTCAAAGTGTTTATATTCAAATCTTTTGGGTAGTCTGCTACTATACGAGTTGGATCTGCAGCTGACCAAAGAGCTATATTATCTACATAATTATACTGTTTGTAAGTATAAAATTCTCCATTGAATTGAGATGTGAATTTTAAAGATTTGATAATATCATAATCTAATTTCAAACCTCCCTGTAAAGTAACCGTTTGTTGTTGCTCATTTGTATAATCTAGTTGAGCTACAGGATTTCCAACATTATTAAAAGAATCACCAGTTTCACCTACAATTCCATCTTTTACAAATGGCACACCATATTTACCGTCAGCATAACGCACAGGAACTAATGGAGATTGTCTGTAAGCATTTGTGAAAGCACTCAAAGGCATTGGTGTATTTTTTATACTACTTACACTAAAGTTTTGAGTTAATTTAACTTTATCAGAAAGTTTAAACTCGTTATTGTTTCTGAAAGTTGTACGTCCGTAATCAGATCCGTTTAAAATTCCTTTTTCTTCATAATTTCCAACACTAAAAAAGTATTTTACATTTTCTGAAGATCCTGAGATTGAAATATTGTTTTGAGTATAAGATCCCGTTCTTGTGATCTCATCAAACCAATTAGTGTTATAAGGCTGATTTGCAGAGAATCTTCCACTTGGATAATCTTTGCTAAAAGCTGCATTACTGTAACGAACATACTCGTCAGCATTTGCCATTTTTACACTTTTTAGAGGAGTTCTAAATCCTGCAAAACTTTCAACATCAACAGTAAGTTTTCCTTTTCCTGCTTTGGTTGTAATCATAATTACACCATTTGCACCTCTAGTTCCATAAATAGCTAATGAAGAAGCATCTTTCAAAACTTCATAAGATGTAATATCATTAGTATTAATGTTGTTGATATTATCAGTTGGCATACCATCTACAACATACAAAGGATTTCTTCCTCCTAATGCAGTACCGGCTCCTCTGATTACAACAGAAGGTGTACTTCCTGGAGCATCTGAAGTAGATACCTGAACCCCAGCCGCCTTACCTTGTATGGCTTGAGAAGCATTAATTACCTTCATTTTTGTAATTTCTTCAGACTTGATTGAGCTTACAGCTGAAGTATTATCAATTTTCTTTCTGGTACCATATCCAATAACTACTACTTCTTTTAAAGCAGTATCACCCGCTTCCTTTAGTGTAATGGTCATCGCACCAGATGTCGCTATTATAGTAACAGCATCAAAACCTAGCATAGAGACTTTAAGAGTCTCACCTTCTTTGGCGTTTATTGTAAAATTACCGTCGAAATCAGCATCAGCAGATGTTCGGGATTGCGGTGCACTAATAACTGCTCCGGGAACTCCCATTCCGCTACTGTCTACTACTTTTCCTTTAATTGCTTGTCCTGACATATAAGCAGGAAGCAGCAAGAGCGCTAAAAAGCTAAAAATAAAATTTTTCATACAGTTCGTAATCGTTTAAGTTAGTTCGACCAAATTAAACAATTACAACGTTGTAGTACATCAAAACCACTACAACACAGATACATCATTATGTTAAATTAATAATCTAATTAATTATAAATCAACATTATAAATGTTAATTTCCAGCTTTTAACATTTCGTTATGATGTAGTAATGATGTATTAGAATTATATAAAAAAAGAGATGCAAAAATATAATATCTTTAAAAATAAAATACAAATCTTACAGACTTAATAAAAATTTTGAGAGGTTTTCATCTTGTGTCAGGTTTAATTTCTTTCTTAAGCGATATCTGTGCAATTCTACACCTCGAAAAGAGATGTTCATCATAGGTGCAATTTCCTTTGATGAAAGGTTCATTTTAAGATAAACACACAGCTTTATATCTTTTGGAGTAAGATTTGGAAATTTCTTAGAAAGGTTAATGATAAACTCATTGTGAATCTGATTTAGATTTGTTTCAAAAGTTTCCCATTCGTGTTTATTGACTTCATTTATCTTAATCGCCTTTTTGATTTCGCTTTTAAGTTTATTAAAATCTTTCTCTGAATCAAGAATACTTTGAATGTTTTCGATCATTTCGCTTTGCTTTGCAATAGACAGCGATTTACCGGCAACTTCAGAAGATTTTGTCTGCAATTCAAGTTCCAGAATATGTTTTTCATATTCCTGAACATTCAGCTCATTTTCTGCTTTCAACTCCATTTCCAGAATTTCTCTTTGATGCTTTAATTCCTCTGCTTGCAATTTTAATTTTTGCATATATCGAAATTTATTCCATCTGTAGTAGAAAAATAAAACCAATCCTATTACCAACAAATACAAGAAAATCATCCAAATTGAAAAATACCAAGGTTCCGAAACTTTAAAATCAAAATTTGCTACTTTTTCGTAATTGGCTCCATTATGATTAAATATAGTTATCGAATGATATCCACTGCTTAAATTGTTCAATACAATTAACCCGTCTAAAACCGGTTGATAATCTTTACTATTAGTAAGCTTGTAAAACAAATTAGGTTTACTCGCTCCGTAAATCCCTGAAATTACATTAACTTTTAATTCCGTATTGAATTTAATGTTAGAATCTTCCTCAACTAAATTTTCTTCATTAAATGCTTCTACTTTAACATCTGAATTTTGATGATTTTCATATTTTAATGGAAGTGAAATAAAACCATCATCAAGATTCAATAAATAATGATTCTGAGTTTTAAAAATTCTAAGATTATCATTGATCAATTTTCCTTTATAATATTTCTGTTGAATAATATTCCATAGAAATTTATTTCCATCAGCATAAATATGATACAAAATACCATTTTGCAATACCATAAAATGATCTTCATCGATCGAAACTACATCACTAATATTTTTGAAATTAGAATTAAACAATTTGTTTTCTTCTAATTTATTACTAAGCGAATTATAAGTATACCATACATTATTTATAAGAAAAAGAATCTCATTTCTGAATTCAAAAATTTTGACTCCAAAATCATTTTTTATTTTACTTTGCTGTGTAACGTTCTCTACTTTTTTAGTTTTATAATTATCATCATATAAAACACGATACAAACCGCGATAATTATCTGCCGCCCAAATTTCATTTTTTCTATTCTGAGCAACATATTTTATAGGTTTCGAAAGGTCTTTAATAGCTTTACTCTGCGTAAAATCTGAAGGATTATCATACAATAAAACTCCGTCATAAGTAGACTGAAAATAAGTATTATTAATACTGCTTTTTGATAAATTCCAACCACCGCTTTTATTATTTATTTTTTCTAAAGAACCATTGTCATAAGAAAATGTTCCATCGTTATGACCAATAATATATTTATTATCAATTTTTGTAATATTCCACGCTTGTCCCTGAGTATTTGGAAGCATATTAAATTTACCGGCATAAAACTCATAAATACCATGATTAGAAGCAATCAAATATCCTTTATTTGTTGTTGCGACGGAATATACAGAACCTAAAATCCCTGAATTATCATAAAAAAATGATATTGGCGAATTCACTTCTACATGGGCAATTCCGTTGTCTAATCCCAACCATAAATCATTCTCTTTATCAAAACCAATACTTAAAACAGAATTGTTCATCAATACATTGTTTCGATCGATATTCTTAGACGTATTTGTATTAAAATCGTAAATAAAAACACCTCTGTTTCCTGTTCCTACAACCAGTTTATTGTTTTTAATAAATTTTGCAACATTTATAGTAGCAGCTTTAAAAGTTTCATTTAAAGGATTATTCCAAGGCTGTAAGATTCCGTTTTCCAGAATAAAAATCCCTTTTTTCTGAGTAAAAACATATGTTTTACCTTGATATTTTTCAATGGCGTGAACTACAGTCTTTTTTAAAACATCCCAACCTTTTGGATTTGAAATTCGGGAACCGTTCATTTTAAAAATCCCTTTTGCAACAGAAGCAACATAAAGATTGTTGTCTACTACAAAACAATAGGAAATTAAAAACGGAAATCTGATTTTTTTGATTTGTTTTCCATCATAGATAAAAACATCATTGAAAGATTGAAAATACAATGCACCATTAAATCTGAAAATTTTCCAGATTTCCTCATTATCTTTTTCATCAAACAAACGCAGATTTTTGGTAATAGAGACATAATGCATCTTACCATCTTTTCTATACCAGTATCCAAATTCTTTATATGAACCCGAATAAATTTTATCACCTTCAATCAAAATAGATCGGATAATGGTTTTATTAGGTAAAGAATATTTTTCCCAAAGAACACCATCATATCGTAATAAATAATGATTATTGGCAAAATACATGGCATTATCTTTTCCCTGAACGACATTCCAAATTTGGTTATCACCCTGGTAATCTGATTTATTATAATTTTCTACAAAAGGGAGTAATTCTTGTGCTTGTATTTGAAAAGCAATAAAAAAGAAGAATATTGTTTTTATAAGTATCGATTTCAAAATATGATATTTTATATTCAAAGATACTCACAAATATTCAATTTTTAGATCAAAAAAAGCTCCACGATTGTGGAGCTTTTTTTATAATTTAAATATCAAATTTTAGTTTTGAAGTAAATGATAAACCTGATTTGCAATTTCGTATTCCTCATCTGTTGGAATTACCAAAACTTTTGTTTTTGAACTCGGTACATTAATTTCTCTAACTTCTTTTGAACGAATCTGATTTTTATCCTGATCTAATTCTATTCCGAAATAATCCATATCTGTACAAATTAATTTACGCATATGCGAAGAATTTTCTCCAATTCCGGCAGTAAAAACAATCGCATCCAAACCATTTAAAGCTGCAGCATAAGAACCAATAAATTTCTTAATACGATAGGCATTCATAAATAAAGCCAATTGGCAATCTTTATTCCCTTTTTCAGCTTCTGATTCAATATCTCTTAAATCGCTATAACCTGTAAGACCAAGCATACCGCTTTGTTTCAACAAAATTGAATTTACTTCGTCTGGTGTATATCCTAAATTTTTAATCATATAAAATACCACAGATTGATCGATATCGCCGCAACGAGTTCCCATAATCAAACCATTAGAAGGCGAAAATCCCATTGTGGTATCAATGCATTTTCCGTCTTTAATCGCCGCCATACTGCAGCCATTACCTAAGTGAATGGTTATTATTTTTGATTTTTTTTCTAAAAAGTCAATTGCTTTTTCAGAAACATATTTGTGACTTGTTCCATGAAAACCATAAACACGCACTTTATTCTCTGTTAAAAGATAATTTGGAATTGCATATTTATAAGCTACTTCGGGCATTGTTTGATGAAAAGCAGTATCAAAAACAGCAATTTGTTCTGCTGAACTAAAGATTTCTTCAGCAACATTAATTCCTTCTAAATTTGCAGGATTATGCAATGGTGCCAATTCAAAAAGCTGCTTGATTTTTGCTTTTACTTTTTCATCGATTTTTACCGTATCACTAAAATCACTTCCTCCATGTACAACTCGATGACCAACTGCACCAATTTCTGATGTTGATTTTATAACACCTTTTTCAGCATCCAAAAGCATACTGGCTACTTTTTGTAAACCTACTTTATGGTTTGGGATTGGCAACGTTTCTTCTATTGTATTTAAAGCACTTTTGAATGTTACATTTGAAGTTTCCAATCCAATTCTATCAATCATACCAGTACAAATTACTTCGTTTGTTGGCATAACCATTAATTGATATTTTATTGATGAACTTCCTGAGTTGATAATTAATATTTTCATTCCTTTTTCTTGTTGTTGACATTAGCACGCGGATGACGCTGATTTACTTCGTAAAGACACGGATTAAAACGGATTTTTATTCTGTAAAAAATAAAATCAGTGTAAATCTGCGTTTTCGCGCTAGCGAATCTGTGTCATCCGCGTTCTATTTTTTTAATTTTTAATTCCTAATTTTTAATTGACTAAAGTCCTTGCGCCTGAATCGCTGTTATGACAACCGTATTTATAATATCGTCTACAGTACAACCACGGCTCAAATCGTTTACAGGCTTGTTTAAACCTTGCAACATTGGACCAATAGCTAATGCTCCGGTTTCCCTCTGAACGGCTTTATACGTATTGTTTCCTGTATTTAAGTCAGGAAAAATAAGTACACTCGCTTGTCCCGCTACTTCAGAATCCGGCATTTTGCTTTTTCCTACGGCACGATCGACTGCGGCATCATACTGAATCGGTCCTTCGATTTTTAAGTCGGGACGCTTTTGTTTTACAATTTCTGTTGCAGTTCTTACTTTATCAACCTCATCTCCTTTTCCTGATGATCCTGACGAATAAGAAAGCATCGCAATTTTAGGTTCAATTCCGAAAGCTGAACTTGATTCTGCCGATGAAATTGCAATTTCTGCTAATTGTTCTGCTGTTGGATTTGGATTAATCGCACAATCACCAAAAACCGAAACTCTGTCTTCTAAACACATAAAAAATACAGAAGAAACTACAGAAGAATTAGGTTTGGTTTTAATAAACTGCAAAGCGGGTAAAATCGTGTGTTGTGTCGTATGTGCAGCACCGGAAACCATTCCGTCTGCGTGACCTTTGTAAACCATCATAGTTCCAAAATACGAAACGTCTTCCATTAAATCTCTTGCCATTGTAATACTCACATTTTTGGCTTTTCTAAGCTCGTAGTATGTATTTGCATAATCTTCGTAAAGTGGAGATTCTATAGGATTGATAATATTTACTTTCGAAAAATCAAATGTAATTCCTAATTCTGCAACTTTACTTTCGATTTGTTTTTTATCTCCAATAATCGAAATATCAACTACATCCATATCTAATAATCTTGAAGCAGCGATGATAATTCTCTCGTCATTTCCTTCAGGTAAAACAATATGTTTGCGATGCTGTTTCGCTCTTTTTACCATATTGTACTGGAACATTTTTGGCGTCATTCCTTCCGGCACAAAAGTGATTAATCTTTCAGATAAAGCTTCAACCTCTACATACTTTTCGAAAGTAGTTATCGAAGTTTCAATTTTATGTGTGTTGTTTGCGTAGATTTCTGATCGTATAGAACCTATTTTATTGGTAATATGATAAGTTCCGCCATCAACAGCAATAATTGGCACAATCGCCGAAAGTCCTTCAATAAGCTTTAGAATACTTTCTTCCGGAACAATATTTCCTGTTAGAATAATTCCTGAAATAGTTGGATAATTTGCAGATTCATTGGCTTGCAAAGCACCTAAAATAATATCTGAACGATCTCCCGGAGTAATCACCAAAGCATTGTCATGCAAATGAACTAAATAATTGTGCAATTGCATCGCTCCAACGCTAAAATGTCCAATTTCATTATTCAAATAATTACCTCCAAATAATACTTTTGCATCAAGTGCATTAACAATTTCCTGCATTGTCGGATTATTCAAACTTGATATAAGCGGAATCGTATTTACTAATACACTTGCAGGTAAACTTTTTTGCAGACTTTTAGTTACTAATTCAATATTCTCTGGCTGTACTTTATTAGCAAAAACAGATAAAACCTCAACATCTTTCACTTTGAAAGAGTCATAAACTAAATACAAATTATCTACTAATTCTTCTAAAGTTTTTCCAACTCCAGATGCCATTATTATAGTTGGAATTCCGAGGTTTTTAGCAATTAAAACATTCAAATCTAATTCTATAGAAGTTCCTTCTCCTGTAAAACTTGTTCCTTCAACCAAAACAAAATCAAAACGTTCTTCGAGCTTTTTATATTTTTCAATAATTAAGTCCAGAACCTCACCTATCTTACCTTTATTTTTCTTTTTAATCAGTTTGCTTTTGGTAATCGCATAAGCATCTTCAAACTTAATATCAAGATTAAAATGCGATAAAACAGTTTCGATATGATTGTCTAATTCTCCATCAACAAAATCTTCTACAATGGGTCTAAAATAACCTACTTTGGCCGTTTTACCAATCAAAATACTCATCAAACCAAGTGTGATAATTGATTTTCCACTATTCTGATCGCTTGTAGCTATATATATTGCTTTACTCATAATTTATATTTTAAAACTTTTCAAGTTTTTTAATTGTATGATAAACGCTAAAACCAGCGTCGTTTTTTGAAATAAATAATCAAGGCTATAACCAATAAAAACATGGCTCCCATGACAATAAAATAGCCGTTTTTTGCCCGTAGTTCCGGCATGTATTCAAAATTCATTCCATATACTCCAACAATAAAAGTAAGCGGAATAAATATGGCCGAAATAATAGTCAGGGTTTTCATAATCTCATTCATTTTTCGGCTTTGTTCCGAGAAATAAAAGTTTGAAGCACTTTCTAACGAACTCATATCCGATTCGATTTGCTCTAGTAATTCAAGGCTTTTTTGATGCAATCTAATAAAGAAACTAAAAGTCTCTTTCTGGATTCCATTGTAAGTATCGTCGTCTTTAATCGTTTTTAAATAATACAAAGAATCTCTTAACGGAATAATAGAACGTTTTAAGAAATTAAAATTATCGCGATGATTTTCAATCTTTTCCAAGATAACCGGATCAGCACCTTTTTTCGTTAAATTGATTAATTCTTCAATTTTATCTTCTTCGTCTTCAATCGTAATATAAAAATTCTCCATTACAGCATCCAGCAATAAATAGAGTAAATAATCAACCTTTTTTGTTCTAACAATTCCTGCATGAGTACGAAGACGTTCGCGAATATGAGTAAAGAAATCACTTCGTTTTTCCTGAAAAGAAATTAGAATTCCATCTTTCAGAATAAAACTTATTTGCTCAACGCTAATATTATCTGAATACTCCGAAGGTAAAAGTGATTTTATATTAAAGAATAGGATATTTTTTTGTTCTTCAAGCTTCGTTCTTTTCGCAGTATTTAAAATATCTGCCAATAAAAAATCATCCAGTTTAAAATGTGTTCCTATTGTTTTGAGTAAATCGATATTATTTAATCCGTGAACATTGAGCCAATTATTTTTATTATAATCAATACAGGTATTTAATGCCAGAACCGTAAACTTATCATATTCAACAACATCGTTATCATCGTATACAAAAAGCTGCATCTCTGTCTGATGCTCTTTATGCGTCCCGGTATACTCTAAAGTGATGTGCTGAAGCTTGCGTCCCTTCTTGTATTTTATCTTTCTCATTCAATAATATTTTCAATAGTAATATTACGAAAAAGAATCTGAATGAGAAATGACATTTATCATTTTGGCAGGAATCTATTGTCGCGTAATTTAAAATAATCATTACTTTTATAAACAGTAATTTGTTTTAGAATACATTTATACAGCATAAAATAAAATGACGAACAAAATAAAAATCTCAATTCCAGAACCTTGCCACGAAAACTGGTATGAAATGTCTCCA is a window encoding:
- a CDS encoding SusC/RagA family TonB-linked outer membrane protein; its protein translation is MKNFIFSFLALLLLPAYMSGQAIKGKVVDSSGMGVPGAVISAPQSRTSADADFDGNFTINAKEGETLKVSMLGFDAVTIIATSGAMTITLKEAGDTALKEVVVIGYGTRKKIDNTSAVSSIKSEEITKMKVINASQAIQGKAAGVQVSTSDAPGSTPSVVIRGAGTALGGRNPLYVVDGMPTDNINNINTNDITSYEVLKDASSLAIYGTRGANGVIMITTKAGKGKLTVDVESFAGFRTPLKSVKMANADEYVRYSNAAFSKDYPSGRFSANQPYNTNWFDEITRTGSYTQNNISISGSSENVKYFFSVGNYEEKGILNGSDYGRTTFRNNNEFKLSDKVKLTQNFSVSSIKNTPMPLSAFTNAYRQSPLVPVRYADGKYGVPFVKDGIVGETGDSFNNVGNPVAQLDYTNEQQQTVTLQGGLKLDYDIIKSLKFTSQFNGEFYTYKQYNYVDNIALWSAADPTRIVADYPKDLNINTLTRSRDQYFNWNLSNYLTFNKVFADIHDIEVTAGIEANVQGTREKLTIDRKNVNANSNYWSLKDVNVASNVTGLKDEALNQRRLASYFARFQYKLMDRYLLTGTVRRDGSSQFADDKRWGTFPSVGLGWIVSKESFLSNVEPINLLKIRGSWGRLGNQNVPLNTQLLTSGLDYSNLGSGTTINSQVDPNLSWEIVEELSGGFDFEVLNSRLKGSFDVYDKNTTNTILNVKPYSTSGITVATPSHIGEVSNKGYEISLRWDDKINDKLSYWVGGNFSHNKNELTSLKNVQLNPIIGGSLGNGQNTKILDNTSVGQPLGSFFMYEYAGVDPTNGQMLYYKADGSKVAQTGLDELKDKKYVGSLLPTSNYGVSLGLNYKSIDFSVDGYGTGGAKVYNGKKAQRFGGENIEASVARDFWTPTNATSSNPAPSNATPVASTYYLESADFFRINNITLGYKLPLRDDQFISFCRIYVNAINPFISQKFSGFSPDVTSDGKLVEGTQGVELDAYPSLRSFVIGANLKF
- a CDS encoding histidine kinase, which translates into the protein MKSILIKTIFFFFIAFQIQAQELLPFVENYNKSDYQGDNQIWNVVQGKDNAMYFANNHYLLRYDGVLWEKYSLPNKTIIRSILIEGDKIYSGSYKEFGYWYRKDGKMHYVSITKNLRLFDEKDNEEIWKIFRFNGALYFQSFNDVFIYDGKQIKKIRFPFLISYCFVVDNNLYVASVAKGIFKMNGSRISNPKGWDVLKKTVVHAIEKYQGKTYVFTQKKGIFILENGILQPWNNPLNETFKAATINVAKFIKNNKLVVGTGNRGVFIYDFNTNTSKNIDRNNVLMNNSVLSIGFDKENDLWLGLDNGIAHVEVNSPISFFYDNSGILGSVYSVATTNKGYLIASNHGIYEFYAGKFNMLPNTQGQAWNITKIDNKYIIGHNDGTFSYDNGSLEKINNKSGGWNLSKSSINNTYFQSTYDGVLLYDNPSDFTQSKAIKDLSKPIKYVAQNRKNEIWAADNYRGLYRVLYDDNYKTKKVENVTQQSKIKNDFGVKIFEFRNEILFLINNVWYTYNSLSNKLEENKLFNSNFKNISDVVSIDEDHFMVLQNGILYHIYADGNKFLWNIIQQKYYKGKLINDNLRIFKTQNHYLLNLDDGFISLPLKYENHQNSDVKVEAFNEENLVEEDSNIKFNTELKVNVISGIYGASKPNLFYKLTNSKDYQPVLDGLIVLNNLSSGYHSITIFNHNGANYEKVANFDFKVSEPWYFSIWMIFLYLLVIGLVLFFYYRWNKFRYMQKLKLQAEELKHQREILEMELKAENELNVQEYEKHILELELQTKSSEVAGKSLSIAKQSEMIENIQSILDSEKDFNKLKSEIKKAIKINEVNKHEWETFETNLNQIHNEFIINLSKKFPNLTPKDIKLCVYLKMNLSSKEIAPMMNISFRGVELHRYRLRKKLNLTQDENLSKFLLSL
- a CDS encoding acetate kinase, with protein sequence MKILIINSGSSSIKYQLMVMPTNEVICTGMIDRIGLETSNVTFKSALNTIEETLPIPNHKVGLQKVASMLLDAEKGVIKSTSEIGAVGHRVVHGGSDFSDTVKIDEKVKAKIKQLFELAPLHNPANLEGINVAEEIFSSAEQIAVFDTAFHQTMPEVAYKYAIPNYLLTENKVRVYGFHGTSHKYVSEKAIDFLEKKSKIITIHLGNGCSMAAIKDGKCIDTTMGFSPSNGLIMGTRCGDIDQSVVFYMIKNLGYTPDEVNSILLKQSGMLGLTGYSDLRDIESEAEKGNKDCQLALFMNAYRIKKFIGSYAAALNGLDAIVFTAGIGENSSHMRKLICTDMDYFGIELDQDKNQIRSKEVREINVPSSKTKVLVIPTDEEYEIANQVYHLLQN
- the pta gene encoding phosphate acetyltransferase translates to MSKAIYIATSDQNSGKSIITLGLMSILIGKTAKVGYFRPIVEDFVDGELDNHIETVLSHFNLDIKFEDAYAITKSKLIKKKNKGKIGEVLDLIIEKYKKLEERFDFVLVEGTSFTGEGTSIELDLNVLIAKNLGIPTIIMASGVGKTLEELVDNLYLVYDSFKVKDVEVLSVFANKVQPENIELVTKSLQKSLPASVLVNTIPLISSLNNPTMQEIVNALDAKVLFGGNYLNNEIGHFSVGAMQLHNYLVHLHDNALVITPGDRSDIILGALQANESANYPTISGIILTGNIVPEESILKLIEGLSAIVPIIAVDGGTYHITNKIGSIRSEIYANNTHKIETSITTFEKYVEVEALSERLITFVPEGMTPKMFQYNMVKRAKQHRKHIVLPEGNDERIIIAASRLLDMDVVDISIIGDKKQIESKVAELGITFDFSKVNIINPIESPLYEDYANTYYELRKAKNVSITMARDLMEDVSYFGTMMVYKGHADGMVSGAAHTTQHTILPALQFIKTKPNSSVVSSVFFMCLEDRVSVFGDCAINPNPTAEQLAEIAISSAESSSAFGIEPKIAMLSYSSGSSGKGDEVDKVRTATEIVKQKRPDLKIEGPIQYDAAVDRAVGKSKMPDSEVAGQASVLIFPDLNTGNNTYKAVQRETGALAIGPMLQGLNKPVNDLSRGCTVDDIINTVVITAIQAQGL
- the corA gene encoding magnesium/cobalt transporter CorA produces the protein MRKIKYKKGRKLQHITLEYTGTHKEHQTEMQLFVYDDNDVVEYDKFTVLALNTCIDYNKNNWLNVHGLNNIDLLKTIGTHFKLDDFLLADILNTAKRTKLEEQKNILFFNIKSLLPSEYSDNISVEQISFILKDGILISFQEKRSDFFTHIRERLRTHAGIVRTKKVDYLLYLLLDAVMENFYITIEDEEDKIEELINLTKKGADPVILEKIENHRDNFNFLKRSIIPLRDSLYYLKTIKDDDTYNGIQKETFSFFIRLHQKSLELLEQIESDMSSLESASNFYFSEQSRKMNEIMKTLTIISAIFIPLTFIVGVYGMNFEYMPELRAKNGYFIVMGAMFLLVIALIIYFKKRRWF